One stretch of Arachis hypogaea cultivar Tifrunner chromosome 20, arahy.Tifrunner.gnm2.J5K5, whole genome shotgun sequence DNA includes these proteins:
- the LOC112784142 gene encoding serine protease SPPA, chloroplastic, whose translation MSKLLVPPPPTLHNFTSIRTLSSYTSPSRLPLLSIIPKLPSFSTRNSRSRTRLPLPRAFDSDSDSNSEAAVDNNQTVTIPDEEYPTGEFKFEPVTGFRSLLVKLNMLFALPWERVRKGSVLTMKLRGQISDQVKTRFSPGLSLPQICENFVKAAYDPRISGIYLHIEGLNCGWGKVEEIRRHILNFKQSGKFVVAFVPTCQEKEYYLACACEEIYAPPSAYFSLFGLTVQASFLRGVLDNIGIEPQVERIGKYKSAGDQLARRTISEENCEMLTALLDNIYSNWLDKVSSAKGKKREDIENFINEGVYQVDKLKEEGLISNIIYDDEVIAMLKERTGVKTEKNLPMVDYRKYSRVKKWTVGIPSGKDLIAIIRASGSISRVESQVSVSSSGIIAEKFIEKIRSVRESKKFKAAIIRIDSPGGDALASDLMWREIRLLAASKPVIASMADVAASGGYYMAMGTQAIVAESLTLTGSIGVVTGKFNLGKLYEKIGFNKEVISRGRYAEVLAAEQRPFRPDEAELFAKSAQHAYKQFRDKAALSRSMTVDKMEEVAQGRVWTGNDAASRGLVDAIGGLSRAIAIAKSKANIPQDREVTLVEISRPSPSLPQILLGVGSSLIGAEQTLKELLQGLTFSEGVQARMDGIMFQTLEGSPYTNPILSIIKDYLSSL comes from the exons ATGTCGAAGCTTCTTGTTCCACCACCGCCCACTCTTCACAACTTCACTTCCATTCGCACCTTATCCTCTTACACTTCTCCTTCTCGCCTTCCTCTTCTCTCCATTATTCCCAAACTACCCTCCTTCAGCACTCGCAACTCTCGTAGTAGGACTCGCCTTCCCCTCCCTCGCGCTTTCGATTCcgattctgattccaattctgAAGCTGCCGTTGACAATAATCAAACTGTTACGATTCCTGATGAGGAGTATCCCACTGGCGAATTCAAATTCGAACCAGTTACTGGATTCCGGAGCTTGCTCGTCAAGCTTAACATGCTCTTTGCCTTACCCTGGGAGCGCGTTCGCAAGGGTAGCGTCCTCACCATGAAGCTTCGTGGCCAG ATATCCGATCAGGTGAAGACTAGGTTTTCTCCTGGACTCTCTCTGCCTCAGATTTGTGAGAATTTCGTGAAAGCTGCTTATGATCCTCGTATTTCTGGGATCTATCTGCATATTGAAGGTTTGAATTGTGGGTGGGGCAAAGTTGAGGAAATTCGAAGACACATATTGAATTTCAAACAATCGG GAAAGTTCGTTGTGGCTTTCGTCCCTACATGCCAAGAAAAAGAATATTACCTTGCATGTGCGTGTGAAGAGATATATGCGCCCCCAAGTGCTTACTTTTCATTGTTTGGATTGACTGTTCAAGCCTCATTCCTTAGAG GGGTTTTAGATAATATAGGAATTGAACCACAAGTTGAAAGGATTGGGAAATATAAAAGTGCAGGAGATCAACTAGCACGAAGAACCATTTCCGAAGAAAATTGTGAAATGCTGACTGCATTGCTTGATAACATCTATTCAAATTGGCTAGATAAAGTCTCTTCTGCCAAAG gaaagaaaagagaagacatCGAGAACTTCATAAATGAAGGTGTCTATCAAGTAGATAAGCTTAAAGAAGAGGGCCTCATATCGAACATAATCTATGATGATGAG GTTATTGCCATGTTGAAGGAGAGAACTGGAGTGAAAACAGAGAAAAATCTGCCTATGGTGGATTATAG GAAATACTCTCGAGTTAAGAAATGGACCGTTGGAATACCAAGTGGTAAAGATTTGATAGCCATCATTCGAGCCTCCGGGAGCATTAGCCGTGTTGAGAGCCAAGTAAGTGTGTCTAGCTCAGGTATCATTGCGGAGAAGTTCATTGAGAAGATTCGCAGTGTCAGAG AGTCAAAAAAATTTAAGGCTGCTATCATCCGAATTGATAGTCCTGGAGGAGATGCTCTTGCTTCTGATTT GATGTGGAGAGAAATCCGGCTTTTGGCTGCTTCAAAACCAGTCATTGCTTCAATGGCTGATGTGGCAGCAAGTGGAGGGTACTACATGGCAATGGGAACACAAGCCATTGTTGCAGAAAGTCTTACCTTAACTGGTTCAATTGGAGTGGTCACAG GAAAATTTAACCTGGGAAAGTTGTATGAGAAGATTGGCTTTAACAAGGAGGTCATATCCAGAGGAAGATATGCTGAAGTCCTTGCAGCCGAACAACGTCCATTCAG ACCAGATGAAGCAGAGTTATTTGCCAAATCTGCACAGCATGCTTATAAACAATTTCGAGACAAGGCAGCTTTATCCAGATCAATGACT GTAGATAAGATGGAGGAGGTTGCGCAGGGTAGGGTTTGGACTGGCAATGATGCAGCTTCACGCGGTTTGGTCGATGCTATTGGTGGGCTATCACGAGCTATTGCCATCGCAAAATCGAAGGCAAACATACCTCAAGACAGAGAG GTTACTCTTGTGGAGATCTCTAGACCTAGCCCTTCTCTTCCCCAGATTTTATTAGGCGTAGGAAGTTCTCTAATTGGAGCAGAACAAACATTGAAAGAATTGTTACAAGGCTTGACATTCTCTGAAGGAGTTCAAGCTCGGATGGATGGAATCATGTTTCAGACATTGGAGGGATCTCCTTATACTAACCccattttgtcaataataaaagaTTACCTCAGTTCCCTGTAA